A genomic window from Purpureocillium takamizusanense chromosome 2, complete sequence includes:
- a CDS encoding uncharacterized protein (EggNog:ENOG503NU5M~COG:L), translated as MFPFDLAALPQLTTRKALLVVDPQRDFLSVDDGALPVTEPEGFAARTAQLAEAVRRAGGDVVWLPSRFEQRRDPDAEPLVASDAALAARPSHRHHPHQQHQQRHGGGGGARARRRRLSHPDDHDGDDGHHHQDGNDAAAAADDEAFLSHDPPRCVRPSTPGVELLMLATTTTTTTTTTTAIHDEDSTLWKSHYSAFLGTSLLRLLRAKMVMEVFICGSLANVGVYATALDAAGHGLAITVVDDCCGFRVAARKRKALRNLEELTGCEVARCADVVKALRSSSPAPAAAAAAAAATTPTEQQQRARAKAKAQIKSKAATTTASAPATSSTAPPPPEAAAKAKTPDSGRPAEPDLVRQIAGLRLAEESSPDVGVVVAAAIVAAVGEAHRQDDAAQPTAEAESQTSQNAQSKLQEPAGNGKDGAHQTAKSSKGEDGSKDGRSNAAATPKPHHQPAAEAARTASPEDKTPPLAQRPSTPPLTRPDESPHGVAMPGPEHKADAASATDHHSDDEQPAAHAPQKGLGAGDTDVIENLLPPDLEATMFDRLRDEVQWQRMSHQGGEVPRLVAVQGDVSDDDADGSSMPVYRHPSDESPPLLPFSPAVLDVKAQAERHLGHPLNHVLIQYYRDGNDYISEHSDKTLDIVRGSYIANVSLGAERTMVLRTKRPHKDPSRQVSAPLPPPPSSSSSTAAQAPPNPSPPAEPEDASQPAGEPKQQQQQQQQRQAQRLRLHHNSMCRMGLATNEQWLHAIRQDRRAARDKTPAELAHAGARISLTFRRIGTFLSLCDDENPLIWGQGATGKTRADARPVVNGQGPEAVAMLRAFGTENHASRFDWHAHYGAGFDVLHISNAPRFFASAADAVVNMRVALMLAEYGVKYARGSVAPALAGGGGSGAKGGEGAHDDDDDGEDGGAGWATASVPVKFVDNDASKSVVQGDVAIMLYLEAVYGERHRASAVSKSAAAAAGSPAASTPPSQLATQYTLFQRALQLLTTVRRHSNTRDNNNNKSSSSSSSSSASGGNKTDSLPSTSLPRFVKHELSTVWESAARDGHLCCAPAPATTTTPDAAAADDDDNRKMPSLADFALWPVLHALADAHDGGGGAFAGMDHLRRYYEAFAQRQSVRAVLSSPGTDAGANKKTASS; from the coding sequence ATGTTTCCGTTCGACTtggccgcgctgccgcagctgaCGACGCGCAaggccctgctcgtcgtcgacccgcAGCGCGACTTCCtctccgtcgacgacggcgcgcttccCGTGACGGAGCCCGAGGGTTtcgccgcgcgcaccgcccagctcgccgaggccgtccgccGAGCCGGCGGGGACGTTGtctggctgccgtcgcggttcgagcagcgccgtgaCCCGGACGCGgagccgctcgtcgcctcggacgccgccttggccgcccgGCCGagtcatcgtcatcacccgcaccagcagcatcaacagcggcatggtggtggtggtggcgcccgcgcgcggcggcggcggctgtctcACCctgacgaccacgacggcgacgacggccaccatCATCAGGACGGCaacgatgctgctgctgctgctgacgacgaggccttCCTCAGCCATGACCCGCCTCGCTGCGTGAGGCCCTCGACCCCaggcgtcgagctgctgatgctcgccaccaccaccaccaccaccaccaccaccaccaccgccatccaCGACGAGGACTCGACGCTGTGGAAGAGCCACTACTCGGCCTTCCTGGGcacgtcgctgctgcggctgctgcgcgccaaGATGGTCATGGAGGTCTTCATctgcggctcgctcgccaacGTAGGCGTCTACGccaccgccctcgacgccgccggccacggcctcgccatcaccgtcgtcgacgactgCTGCGGcttccgcgtcgccgcccgcaagcgcaaggcccTGCGCAACCTCGAGGAGCTGACGGGCTGCGAGGTCGCTCGCTGCGCAGACGTCGTCAAGGCGCTtcgttcgtcgtcgccggcgccggcagcagcagcagcagcagcagcagcaacaacaccaacggAGCAGCAACAGCGTGCCAGGGCAAAGGCAAAGGCGCAGATCAAGAGCaaggcagcgacgacgactgcttctgcgccagcgacatcatcaacagcaccaccaccaccagaagccgctgccaaggccaagacgccAGACAGTGGACGCCCTGCAGAGCCAGACCTTGTGCGGCAGATTGCGGGCCTGCGCTTGGCCGAGGAGTCATCCCCCGATGTGGGGGTAGTggtagcggcggcgatagtggcggcggtgggcgaggcACATCGTCAGGACGACGCTGCACAGCCCACAGCTGAGGCTGAGTCGCAGACATCGCAAAACGCCCAGTCGAAGCTGCAGGAACCGGCTGGAAACGGCAAAGATGGGGCGCACCAGACTGCAAAGTCATCAAAAGGCGAAGACGGATCAAAAGACGGCCGGAGCAATGCTGCAGCAACACCAAAGCCCCATCACCAACccgcggcagaggcagccCGTACGGCTTCACCCGAGGACAAGACACCACCGCTAGCTCAACGGCCATCAACACCGCCACTTACACGACCTGACGAGTCGCCACACGGTGTAGCCATGCCGGGGCCAGAGCacaaggccgacgccgcatcTGCGACGGACCACCACTccgacgatgagcagccCGCGGCGCATGCGCCCCAAAAGGGCCTCGGCGCAGGCGACACGGACGTCATCGAGAACCTCCTGCCGCCggacctcgaggccaccATGTTCGACAGActgcgcgacgaggtccaGTGGCAGCGAATGTCgcaccagggcggcgaggtgccgcgcctcgtcgccgtccagggcgacgtctccgacgacgacgccgacggcagctcCATGCCCGTCTACCGCCACCCGTCGGACGAGTCCCCTCCCCTGCTGCCCTTCTCGCCGGCCGTGCTTGACGTCAAGGCCCAGGCGGAGAGGCACCTCGGCCACCCGCTCAACCACGTCCTGATCCAGTACTaccgcgacggcaacgactACATCTCGGAGCACAGCGACAAGACGCTGGACATTGTGCGCGGCTCCTACATTGCCAACGTgagcctcggcgccgagcgcaCCATGGTCTTGCGCACCAAGAGGCCGCACAAGGATCCTTCACGCCAGGTGtctgcgccgctgccgccaccgccgtcgtcatcgtcgtccacaGCGGCGCAGGCACCACCAAacccctcgccgccggcagagCCAGAGGACGCATCACAGCCAGCAGGTGAgccgaagcagcagcaacagcagcagcaacagcgccAGGcacagcgcctgcgccttcACCACAACTCCATGTGCCGCATGGGCCTCGCCACCAACGAGCAGTGGCTGCACGCCATCCGCCAggaccgccgcgccgcccgcgacaagacgcccgccgagctggcccacgccggcgcgcgcatcTCCCTGACCTTTCGCCGCATCGGCACCTTCCTGAGCCtctgcgacgacgagaaccCCCTCATCTGGGGCCAGGGCGCAACGGGCAAGacgcgcgccgacgcccgacCCGTGGTTAACGGCCAGGGtcccgaggccgtcgccatgctgcGCGCCTTTGGCACCGAGAACCACGCCTCGCGCTTCGACTGGCACGCGCACTACGGCGCCGGCTTCGATGTCTTGCACATTTCCAACGCGCCGCGGTTCTTCGCAagcgcggcggacgcggtcGTGAATATGCGCGTCGCCCTGATGCTGGCCGAGTATGGCGTCAAGTACGCCAGGGGCAGCGTGGCGCCTGCtctggccggcggcggcggcagcggcgcaaagggcggcgagggggcgcacgacgacgacgacgacggcgaagatggtggcgccggctgggcgacggcgtcggtgccGGTCAAGTTTGTCGACAACGATGCGTCCAAGTCGGTCGTGCAGGGGGACGTGGCCATCATGCTGTACCTCGAGGCCGTGTACGGAGAACGGCATCGAGCCAGCGCCGTCTCGAAatccgctgctgctgctgccggttCACCTGCTGCCTCGACCCCCCCATCCCAGCTCGCGACGCAGTACACGCTCTTCCAGCGCGCACTGCAACTCCTCACTACCGTCCGCCGACACAGCAACACCAGAGacaacaataacaacaaaagcagcagcagcagcagcagcagcagcgcgagcggGGGCAACAAGACCGATTCCCTGCCCtccacctccctcccccgcttTGTTAAGCACGAGCTGTCTACAGTATGGGAATCGGCCGCGAGGGACGGCCACCTCTGCTgcgcacccgcacccgccaccaccaccacccctgacgccgccgccgccgatgatgatgataatcGAAAGAtgccctcgctcgccgaCTTCGCCCTCTGGCCGGTCCtgcacgcgctcgccgacgcgcacgacgggggcgggggcgcctTTGCCGGCATGGACCACCTGCGGCGGTACTACGAGGCCTTTGCGCAGAGGCAGAGCGTGAGGGCGGTGCTCAGCAGCCCGGGGACAGACGCGGGCGCGAATAAGAAGACGGCGTCGAGTTGA
- the CBS2 gene encoding Glycine hydroxymethyltransferase (COG:H~EggNog:ENOG503NVHZ), with protein sequence MSLPGLRGTSRALRGIARPATLPVAGRRAKSSMAMDGQQQLLAAHLQKADPAVFDIIENEKNRQKHFINLIPSENFTSQAVLDALGSVMQNKYSEGYPGARYYGGNEFIDQAERLCQQRALEAFELDPKNWGVNVQALSGAPANLYVYSALMDTHDRLMGLDLPHGGHLSHGYQTPTKKISFISKYFETLPYRLDESTGLIDYDKLEETALLYRPKIIVAGASAYSRLIDYKRMREICDKVNAYLLADMAHISGMVAAKVMPSPFAYADIVTTTSHKSLRGPRGALIFFRKGVRRQNPKTKEDEMYNLEGPINTSVFPGHQGGPHNHTITALAVALKQAQAPDFHAYQSQVLANAKAFAKRLGEDKGKGGLGYSLVSGGTDNHLVLADLKPHGVDGGRVERVLELVGVAANKNTVPGDRSALVPGGLRMGTPAMTTRGFNEDDFVRVADVVDRAVAIAARVDKTVRAAAKDKGEKSPGKLKLFLDHLGNGDNEPEIVQLRSEVEDWVGTYPLPWESGK encoded by the exons ATGTCTCTGCCCGGTCTGCGAGGCACTTCGCGTGCCCTCCGCGGCatcgcgaggccggcgaccctgcccgtcgccggcaggCGTGCCAAgtcgtccatggccatggacgGCCAGCAACAG CTTCTCGCCGCGCACCTCCAGAAGGCGGACCCGGCTGTCTTCGACATCATTGAGAAT GAGAAAAACCGTCAAAAGCACTTCATCAACCTGATCCCCTCCGAGAACTTTACCTCCCAGGCCGTGCTTGACGCGCTCGGCAGCGTCATGCAGA ACAAGTACTCCGAGGGCTACCCCGGTGCCCGGTACTATGGCGGCAACGAGTTCATCGATCAGGCGGAGCGTCTGtgccagcagcgcgccctcgaggcgtTTGAGCTGGACCCCAAGAACTGGGGCGTCAATGTGCAAG CCCTCTCCGGTGCGCCGGCCAACCTGTACGTGTACTCGGCGCTCATGGACACGCACGACCGCCTCATGGGCCTCGACCTgccccacggcggccacctGTCGCACGGCTACCAGACCCCGACCAAGAAGATCTCCTTCATCTCCAAGTACTTTGAGACCCTGCCGTACCGCCTGGACGAGTCGACGGGCCTCATCGACTACGACAAGCTCGAGGAAACGGCTCTCCTCTACCGCCCCAagatcatcgtcgccggcgccagcgcctaCAGCCGTCTGATTGACTACAAGCGCATGCGCGAGATCTGCGACAAGGTCAACGCCTACCTgctggccgacatggcccACATCTCGGGCATggtcgccgccaaggtcaTGCCCAGCCCCTTCGCGTACGCCGACATCGTCACCACGACGAGCCACAAGTCACTAcgcggcccgcgcggcgccctcatCTTCTTCCGCAAGGGCGTGCGGAGGCAGAACCccaagaccaaggaggacgagatgTACAACCTCGAGGGCCCCATCAACACGTCCGTCTTCCCCGGCCACCAGGGCGGCCCGCACAACCACACCATCacggcgctcgccgtcgccctcaaGCAGGCCCAGGCGCCCGACTTCCACGCCTACCAGTCGCAGGTGCTGGCCAACGCAAAGGCCTTTGCcaagcgcctcggcgaggacaagggcaagggcggcctgggctACAGCCTCGTCTCGGGCGGCACCGATAACCACCTCGTGCTGGCCGACCTCAAGCcccatggcgtcgacggcggccgcgtcgagcgcgtcctcgagctcgtcggcgtcgcggccaacAAGAACACGGTGCCCGGCGACCGCTCCGCCCTCGTGCCCGGCGGCCTGCGCATGGGCACGCCCGCTATGACGACGCGCGGCTTCAACGAGGACGACTTTgtgcgcgtcgccgacgtggtcgaccgcgccgtcgccatcgccgcccgcgtcgacaAGAcggtccgcgccgccgccaaggacaagggcgagaagagccccggcaagctcaagctcttcctcgaccacctcggcaacggcgacaacgagCCCGAGATTGTCCAGCTGCGgagcgaggtcgaggactgGGTCGGCACCTACCCGCTGCCCTGGGAGTCGGGCAAGTAA